In candidate division KSB1 bacterium, the genomic stretch GCTGCTTACCGTATTCACAAATTTCAAATGCCTCCGCATATTTTATATCCTTAGCTTTTTGAGCGCCATACCACTTTTCAAGCGACTTGCGGACTTCAGGCGATATGGAGGACCTGCCGCCCCATTTTTCCTTCAGCCATTCCTTTCGCTCAGCCGTACCCTTCGGCACTTCGGCCAGCCCACCCGATGTCCATGGCAGCCATTCGTAAAACTGGGAAACGTGTGCGTCCAGACCGTTCATTTTTTTATCAAAGGTTTTATCGATAGCAACTGCGATGTCAGGTCGAAATGGATTCGGCCGCTGGAAACCATCGCTCAGGTAGAGAAAAATTGGGTTTTTCTTTAGCGGCGGCGTATCCGGCGTGACATTCGGCACGATTACCAAATAGGCTGCATCCTGAACCAACTCGCCGGTATAACGGTGATCCGGGTGGTAGTCATTCGGCCGCGGCGAAAGCACGATGTCGGCATTCCAGTTACGAATCAGCCTGATGATCTGGTGCCGTACTTCCAGGCTGGGAACCAGTTCAGCATCATGATTATCCAAAGTAACATATTCGTCAATGCCTAAACGACGTCGGGATTCCTGGGCCTCGGCACGTCTGCGCCTGGCGAGTGCGC encodes the following:
- a CDS encoding PIG-L family deacetylase, whose amino-acid sequence is MITLCCITLAFPQNAKDSDDGKIRVIVIGAHPDDCDLKSGGTAALFAEMGHAVKFVAVTNGDAGHQTEGGGALARRRRAEAQESRRRLGIDEYVTLDNHDAELVPSLEVRHQIIRLIRNWNADIVLSPRPNDYHPDHRYTGELVQDAAYLVIVPNVTPDTPPLKKNPIFLYLSDGFQRPNPFRPDIAVAIDKTFDKKMNGLDAHVSQFYEWLPWTSGGLAEVPKGTAERKEWLKEKWGGRSSISPEVRKSLEKWYGAQKAKDIKYAEAFEICEYGKQPSDEEIRRLFPMLK